From the genome of Fusobacterium perfoetens:
TCCTCTTATTAGTAAAAGCTTTGTCCATAAAATTTCTCCCTATATACCTTAATATTTTTAAACTGCTTAAAAAAATAGAGGATTTATTTTAAGCAAGTTTTTTATTCTACAATTCCAAAATATTTTTTTATATTTTTATTGAAAAATTAATTCTTGAATGTTTAATTTTTTATTAAAAATATAAGCTGTATAAGTGTAACTCTTTATTCAAAAAAAGTCAAACTATATTTGCTATTTTTTGATAGAAAAATTTATAAAATAAAAAGACCCTGATAAATATTTACTTTAGGTCTTATATTAATTTTTTTATTTTATGTTTCACTACCCCCCCCCCGTTATTTTTAATACATTTTATTTAAAATTCTTGAAAAATCTTTTCAATTAATTATACCTCTCAATTATATCTCTGTCAAGACCTTATTCATTTTTTTATCTGTTTTTTATTTTAAATATGTTATAATTCTTATAAAAGGAGAGATTGAAAATAAATAATACTACAGAAAAAATAATAATTAATAATTTAGGTCCACTAAAAAGTTGTAAACTATATATAAAAGATTTTATGATTTTTACAGGTCAACAGGCTTCTGGAAAAAGTACCATTGCTAAAAGTATATTTTTCTTTAAAAATATAAAAATTATTAATATCAGTAATAAAAAAACAAATATTTTTTTCTACCAAGGAACTTAGTACTCCTTTAAAAGATAAATTAATAAAAGAAATAAGGCTAAATTTTTTGCAAGTTTTTGGAAGTACTTGGGGAATGCCTCAAAATATGACAATATTTTACTATTACGATGAAAAAGAATGAATCCAACGATTAGAACCATTTACTTTAGTTCCCGTTTCATCAGCGTGAGTTATTTTAGCTTTTATTAATTGTTCTTTGAAGAAATTTTCTACTTTTTCAAGTTCTTCAATTCTAGCTAAAGCTTTAGATAATTGAATTTTAAGTTCAGCAATTTCACGTAACAAATCTTCAACTTTAATTTCCATAAAAATTCACCTCCCAATCAAAAAAATTAACTTATACATTATATCATATTTTTTAACTCAAAAAAAAGACCTAGATTCATTTTTTTGAATCTAAGTCTTGATTTTTAATTTATAGCTAAGTAGTTACAAAGTTTGAAAATAAAATAATATTGGTAAAATCTTCTTGTAATAAAGATAGAAAATTTCTAAAAAACTATTTCTCTAAAATTTCTTTTATATATGATTTACCTTCTAAATACCATAAAAGAATTCCCACATATTCAGTTTTTATTTTTTCATTTTTTAAACTTTGGTATAATTTCTTAATTTTGTTTTCATTCTTCTTTTTAATATTATTTTGTAAAGCTTTAAGAGCTGCTCTTCTTCCTGAAATTAATTTCCCATATTTATCATTAAGATTTAAAACTTCATTTAATTCTTTTTGATATAAATCATTCGATGATTTAATTTCTCCATTTCTTGTAAAAAATATAGTTAAAATATGTCTTTCGTCTTGAGGATTTATATTTAAAATATCATTCCCTTTATGTGTATCACAAGTCTGAAACTTTTTTGGAGAGCCTTCATTTCCTTTACAAACAGCTAATAAATTTTTATAGTCCAATTCATTTTCAGAATTTCTTGCTTTATAATGTTCTATTTTTACATCAGATGACTCTATTCTTTTCATACAATAAGCACAAATATATCCTTGCTCTTTTAATAAAGATTCTCTTATATCATTCTTTACATTACTTGGTAAATTATCAAAAGATGAATTAACAGTTTTTTTATATTCTGTTAAAGAACGTGGTTCACTATTCTTTTTTATTAAAATCATAACTACATCTCCAATTCTTCCAATCTTAAAGAAACTTCTCTTTCTACAACATTAGAATCATCTTTTCCTAAAATTTCTTCTAATTCTTCTAAAACTTTTTTGGCTTCTACAATATTTTTTTCATCTAATAAATCATTAAATAACTCTAATTTTTCAACTACTTCCTTAGGTCTTACTTCTGTTTTCATCACTTCACGAAGTATAGATTCTACATCTCTTCCATAAGTCATATTTTCTAACGGATAGATCTCGTAATTATCAAGAATCAATACATTTTTATTAGATACATTTGATAA
Proteins encoded in this window:
- a CDS encoding AAA family ATPase yields the protein MKINNTTEKIIINNLGPLKSCKLYIKDFMIFTGQQASGKSTIAKSIFFFKNIKIINISNKKTNIFFYQGT
- a CDS encoding retron system putative HNH endonuclease; the protein is MILIKKNSEPRSLTEYKKTVNSSFDNLPSNVKNDIRESLLKEQGYICAYCMKRIESSDVKIEHYKARNSENELDYKNLLAVCKGNEGSPKKFQTCDTHKGNDILNINPQDERHILTIFFTRNGEIKSSNDLYQKELNEVLNLNDKYGKLISGRRAALKALQNNIKKKNENKIKKLYQSLKNEKIKTEYVGILLWYLEGKSYIKEILEK